Proteins encoded together in one Bactrocera neohumeralis isolate Rockhampton chromosome 4, APGP_CSIRO_Bneo_wtdbg2-racon-allhic-juicebox.fasta_v2, whole genome shotgun sequence window:
- the LOC126755098 gene encoding odorant receptor 94a-like — translation MAINKLANFRTLEPILTFLGLWQGGDSTWFKRHYRYYQLFMHTMITFTFGSLMVLEVIYSESLDYAIDVLKYMLVEMAIICKVLNAWYYAQQTAELVDELENSEILALRTSAEEQMWQKSQKNFHKLTMIYMGTGLNSAFCALLAAALMGAKELPYALWLPYDWRDTYFWGIYCYECIAMPFTCSCNITIDLFQAYLLLHLTLCFRVISMRLERLENAGTEDAITTELLNNIKMHQRVKELALKCEEVISLGLLSQIMLTFLILCFIIYNMQNAHFSENPAHFLAMLQYALIISMEMFLPCYYGNELTVESEKLGIHLYSCDWTAMSAVNRRLIYVYMESLKKPVVLCAGRFFEIGIPIFSKASSQKPSKCNYSINF, via the exons ATGGCTATCAATAAATTGGCAAACTTTCGCACTTTGGAGCCCATACTCACCTTTTTGGGCTTGTGGCAAGGAGGAGATAGTACCTGGTTTAAGCGACATTATCGATATTACCAGTTATTCATGCATACTATGATTACATTCACCTTTGGATCCCTCATGGTCTTAGAAGTCATTTACAGTGAAAGTTTGGACTACGCCATAGATGTGCTAAAGTACATGCTCGTTGAAATGGCCATTATTTGCAAAGTACTCAATGCCTGGTACTAtgcacaacagacagccgaattAGTGGATGAATTGGAGAACAGTGAAATATTAGCATTACGCACGAGCGCCGAAGAGCAGATGTggcaaaaatcacaaaaaaatttccacAAACTGACGATGATCTATATGGGTACGGGATTAAACTCGGCATTCTGTGCTCTACTTGCGGCGGCATTAATGGGCGCCAAAGAACTGCCGTATGCCTTGTGGTTGCCTTATGATTGGCGCGATACTTATTTTTGGGGCATTTACTGTTATGAGTGTATTGCGATGCCGTTCACTTGTTCGTGCAACATTACGATCGACTTATTTCAAgcatatttgcttttgcatttaACACTTTGTTTCCGGGTAATCAGCATGCGCTTGGAGCGGTTGGAAAATGCCGGTACGGAAGACGCGATCACCACAGAATTGCTCAATAACATTAAAATGCATCAGCGTGTGAAAGA ATTGGCTTTAAAGTGTGAGGAGGTCATATCACTAGGCTTGTTATCACAGATAATGCTCACTTTCCTAATCCTTTGTTTTATAATCTACAATATGCAAAAT GCACACTTCAGCGAAAATCCCGCTCACTTTTTAGCCATGTTACAATACGCACTAATTATATCTATGGAAATGTTTCTACCCTGTTACTATGGCAATGAACTGACTGTGGAATCTGAGAAGCTGGGCATTCACCTCTACAGCTGCGATTGGACTGCCATGTCTGCGGTCAATCGACGTCTAATTTACGTGTATATGGAGTCTTTGAAGAAGCCAGTGGTGTTATGTGCTGGCAGATTTTTCGAAATCGGCATACCAATCTTTTCTAAGGCAAGTTCTCAAAAACCTTCAAAATGTAATTatagcattaatttttaa